In one Bufo gargarizans isolate SCDJY-AF-19 chromosome 11, ASM1485885v1, whole genome shotgun sequence genomic region, the following are encoded:
- the LOC122921451 gene encoding Fc receptor-like protein 5 produces the protein MSHTSQLRMVTIIFIIFTFARITTDAAVRPVVTFIPPWNKILPGDAVRMTCDVDATEQGDVTYTWYRNNKWTDTGKNFTIQSAQFRHGGRYQCGTSEDNISEAVTLNVTKGPVVLQAPPYIYEGDDLPLRCYSGSRNTAGPILYYRNNTMINPSTTDPEILVRNPRDETAVYKCEKQVKDYTTHSDETVLTDRGAAASFVVTFYPNWRKIFTGESITMYCNGELHGTYSWYKDGRLLGKIDQNFLRIQSAQRHDSGRYQCGTRYVPSPAVSLDVSDGPVTLQAPLFVQDGDYTNLRCHSRPEYSEWTKFYKDYKLLQDSGDETISLRQGDVTGRYRCERRLSRKPVSYTDSVSVPIRELFSRPEIRLTPSNITEGDDMNLTCDTRLSPYRQRTELQFAFYRDGLEVQGFTTSDRYEVLSAQLEDSGNYSCTGRTLDGRVWKPSQETPVYVQNRKYNMDENGHNRYLYPTVSVTLLVILIGLAFLIFRKRHQLNILVSKRKPTRDPGDLASATDQTEDDDVCYTTIKFPPKASSHKVMDTVIYSAVKIKVSDT, from the exons ATGTCACACACATCACAGCTACGAATGGTCACCATCATCTTCATCATCT TCACGTTTGCAAGAATAACAACAG ATGCTGCTGTCAGACCTGTGGTGACCTTCATTCCACCCTGGAACAAGATCTTACCTGGAGACGCTGTAAGAATGACCTGTGATGTGGACGCCACCGAGCAGGGAGACGTCACATACACCTGGTACAGGAACAATAAATGGACGGATACAGGAAAGAATTTCACCATTCAATCCGCCCAGTTCAGACATGGAGGGCGTTACCAGTGCGGAACCAGTGAGGATAATATCAGCGAGGCCGTTACACTCAATGTTACAAAGG GTCCCGTCGTCCTGCAGGCACCGCCGTACATATATGAAGGAGATGACCTCCCGCTGAGATGTTACAGCGGCTCCAGGAACACAGCGGGGCCAATATTGTATTATAGGAACAATACAATGATAAATCCATCCACCACTGACCCCGAAATCCTGGTCAGAAACCCCAGAGATGAGACCGCTGTATACAAGTGTGAAAAACAAGTAAAAGACTATACTACACACAGCGATGAGACTGTCCTCACTGATCGAG GAGCTGCTGCCTCATTCGTGGTGACCTTCTATCCAAACTGGAGAAAGATCTTTACAGGAGAGTCTATAACAATGTACTGTAATGGAGAGCTCCATGGGACATATTCCTGGTATAAAGATGGGAGATTATTGGGGAAAATTGATCAGAACTTTCTTAGAATCCAGTCTGCACAAAGACATGACAGTGGGAGATACCAGTGTGGAACCAGATATGTTCCCAGTCCTGCGGTCAGTTTGGACGTCAGCGATG GCCCGGTCACCCTGCAGGCTCCTCTCTTTGTACAGGATGGAGATTACACAAATCTGAGATGTCACAGCCGTCCTGAGTATTCTGAATGGACGAAATTCTATAAAGATTACAAATTACTACAGGATTCAGGAGATGAAACAATAAGCCTCAGACAAGGAGATGTGACTGGAAGATACAGATGTGAGAGAAGACTGAGCAGGAAACCTGTGTCTTACACCGATTCTGTGTCTGTTCCCATCAGAG AGCTGTTCTCCCGTCCAGAGATCAGACTGACCCCATCCAATATTACTGAAGGTGATGACATGAACCTGACGTGTGACACCAGGCTTAGCCCTTACAGACAGCGCACAGAACTACAGTTTGCGTTCTACAGAGATGGGCTTGAAGTCCAGGGATTTACCACATCTGATAGATATGAAGTTCTGTCCGCTCAGCTGGAGGATTCTGGCAATTATTCCTGTACAGGGAGAACATTAGACGGCAGAGTGTGGAAACCAAGTCAAGAGACACCAGTTTATGTCCAGAATCGGAAATACA ACATGGACGAAAATGGACATAACAGATATTTGTACCCAACAGTCTCTGTGACTCTACTGGTCATCCTCATTGGGTTAGCTTTTCTGATCTTCAGAAAAAGGCATCAGTTAAACATATTAGTCTCCAAAAGGAAGCCAACCAGAGATCCAGGTGACCTAG